GGTTTATTTAAAATCTGAGTCCCACATGTCTTGGAGTGTCGTGTATGAGTGCACATaacagtttcttgtagtctCCAGAGATGTCATCCTGAAATTAGGATAACCAATGAACAAGACACTGCGCGGTTATGGAACGCGCAGCATGATTATTTACTGTACTATTTCAGCTCAGTGTTGTGTCGTTGATTCTTTCACTTCCACACAAATGAATGTATTCTCTTCAAGTCTTAATAAGTCCCATGAGAACCTTGTAATGAGAGGGTGGCCAGGGTTCTGAATCAAGACATACAGCTGCCCCCCTCCAGACATTTCCCCCCATTGATTGCCCTTGGACATCTACTGCCTCAACAAGCATCCCTCAAAAATCTCCTGCTGGGGCATATAAGTaccgtttttttcaaaactacGTCTCCTTCTCTTGCTAAAATCTttttgaatatgatatgatgatacTTACAATGACCCAATCGTACAGCGTCCCCTTAAACAACTTGGCAAACTCTGCCTTAATCTGGACCATGTCCGTCTCGCATCTGGAGACAATGATCCTGACGAGTGTGTTGTCATCTGTCCCAAGTCCCTTCATCGCTTTCTGAAGGGCCATCGCGAAATATGTAGGCTTGTATTTGATACAACGCacttgaagaaaacaaagatgAAGGTTAGGTGAGAGTTGTCAACATTTGCTGTCCACCACTGtaattttcacaaaaacaaAGGTGTGCGTGGAAAAATATCTGAAGAAATGTCTATCACATTCACTCTCGGACCAATGTTTCGTGATTTTGTTCACACTATTTTGTCACATGACACAAGCAATCGCAAACAGATGACACAGCCCAAGATTACAAATAATGGCACTCTGTTTATTCTCAGTACTCACCCACTGTCAGCATGCCATTCTTTAAATCTCCCGACATTTCACTTTTTATAGACTCCTCAATGTCCTTATGTGCTATTTTTTCGTACTCTTCGAAAACAGCGCGTAGGTGAGGGTAACTTCTCGAACACAAAATGACGTTGAACCTGAGGAAATGAGAACAGCGTAAGTTAGCTTGAGTCTGGTTGCACCGCCCTACCGAGTGACTCTATACTCATGTCAATAAGCCCAGAAGAAGCAAAACAGAGAACGTGAAACATTGGTTTAGGTCCGGTGTTCGGTGTTTTTCGATCCCATCATTTTGTCATGAGTCATCCCCATGCAAAAGAAAGCTGAAGGTGTAAGTGCAATAACCGTTTTTTCACGTGAACACTTGCAAGTCAAATGAATTTCATCCAAAACTCTCAACTTCATAAGTCACAGGTATAGTGCAAAAGTCAATACGATGTTAAATCATTTGCAATCATTTCAATGCAAATGCCTAAAcaaatttgaacaaaatatcatcaagaaaTGCAGTACAAATGATGCCTACCCTCTATCACTGAAACAATATAGAAACTGACTTGAGATCAATCTATATCATGCCAATTGAGTAAATATTACCTCAGACTGAACGACGTTTTGTGATGTGTTGTGTGTCTGTGTCTGATGCAAGAATAGAGGGAACATGTCAAGTATGACTCTACTCAATCATGGACATTGAACATGTAGAGAGCCTCTACACTGACATTTAGCAATAAGAGGATCCAAGTTGGCAATAACCTTCTCTCTCTTTGGTTAAATTTGACATCATGTTTTCCCAGACACTTTGGTGATTAGCTCTTTCTTATCAAACTCTGGTGGGAACGCCACAAGCGATGCAGCTCTGCTGTCTGACGTCATACAAGCATATCGTACCTTGATTCATCGGTTCCCCACTTCTTCTCACCGGCCTGGAATAAATCCTCCGCATCTTTCTTGGCTTTGTTGCGATCAAACTCCGGATTCTCGTCTCTTGAAGCTTGTAATAATGAGATCATCAACCGTTTGTAATGACCTGACGTCTCTGATTCAATATCTGCCTCAAGATCCCGGTTATATACTGAaattgaagatacatgtattgatttatTAAGTGTTTATCAAATGTTTGTCCTCGACTATAAACCGAAACAGGCAAAGACTCTTGTTATCTTCACAGCAAGAGCTTCAAGCTTACACAACCAGTACCAAACGTACCTCTTTTATATGTTGATTTGATCATCTCCATCTGTTTGCTTGTACGTGTGCAGATAATCTCAATCAGCGCGTCCTCGTCTGTGCCTAGACCCTTCATCGCTTTCCTGAGCTCAGCTGCATCATACTCATCCGGAGCGCGGCACAATGCCAGACAGGCGTCCAAGAAGTGACTGCTCAGCTCACTCTTGAGTTCTTTCATGAGATCCTGGAATCACAATGTTATTTGAAGTCAGAATGCATCAAAATGCGGGACGGCACATACCTAACACTGAGAGTTGATTACGAGATGTAGGAACATGGCCTGTAACCTTGGGCAATAAAGCGTAACAGTGTTCCGCTGGTAAAACATGGTCAATCTTACCTTGCCGAACATCATTTTGAACTGCTTGACGATCTGCATCCTCTGAGTGACTGACCGGTAACCAAGGACATCAATGATGGCTTGCTCGTCTGTCCCTGTAATCAAAATGAAGGAAATTTGACAACATTGCAGGGTTAGACGGGAGGCGCAAGGCAAAGAGCTTCGATGACGGAGACCAAAGACCAACAAACAAATCACAAGTGTCAGATTTCTGTGATGTTCTTGTGTAATCAATACCTGTAGTGCTACCATGTTCTACTGAACGGTGGTCTACTCTACCAAGAAGGGAGGGAACCCTGATCATGTGAGATGAGTGATAATCAGGCAGCTGACTTACCTAAACCCTTCATTGCCTTCCTTAGCTTCTCAGAGTCAGTCTCTGCATCAAAGTTCTCGGCTGGTTTCAGCGTACCCTCCTGATCATACTCCTCTGTCTCAAAAAATGGCACCTCCTCCGCAACCTTTCGTTTATTCTCCTCTGGCTTTGGTTTTTCTTTCTTTGGTGGAGGCGCCGCTTGTTCCTTAGAAGGACGCCGCGGTGCCTGAGCCTTCTCGACCTTCTTCGGTGGTGGGGCTGCGGTTTCCGACTTTTTAACTCCTGGTTTGCCAAGTTGTATTGTGATGAGGTAGCTGTCTGCACTTTCGTCCATATCTGCACTGAGAATCTGAAAATAGGTTGCAAAATCTTACAGTCGTATAGTTGAGAGAGAAACTGTCAAGACTGCTCTGTGCTCAACCGATGCTGTGTCTTCTGGATTTGTGGGAGCAGGGAGTCTGCGACATTTAGCAAGTAAGAATATCTGTACCTAATAGTCCCAAAGGGATCAGCAGTATAAATTCAAGCCAAGCCTTGTAAATAAAACCACATCTACGATGAGTTTGGCTTGCTCAGGATATTATATTGGCTTTGAGAATGAAATCTAGCTCTTACCTTTCCAAGTTTCGGCTGTGATACTGATGCTCTGAAGTTTGGGTCTCTCTTAGCGTAGTCTAGGAGATGGGCGTAAATATGTGATATCTGTTTTTTGACGTCTCCGTTGCCAGCACTGACAGGCATCAGTGTTGGCTCCTTTGGTTCAGGTTTAGACTGTGGAACAACCACAGGAATGTCTTGCTTTGCGGCTTCGATAGCTTTTCTAACATCCTTCACAGTCATTTGGGCAGTGTCATCTAATTTCTGGAAGGGAACACAAGGATACAATGACACATTATGAGAATGCTTCAACTCGTGATTGACGTAACATGCACTCGTATACCCACCAACTGGTGAGTCGGTCTGGTCACAAATCCATTTCGATGATCTGAAGTATAAACGTCATAAGCATGAAACCTGGACAATTCCTAATAAAAGAGGCAGAGCTGTTGTCTGCTGATGTATTACTTTATATCTCAGTGCAAGTCATATTGGAACTGTCACACACATGACGGGGATGCCACTGGACGTAATTCAAATTCCAGTTTGCTGTAATCCTTTTTGGAAGGAGTCCAAGAAGCAAGAAGAGGTCCTCATGGTGAATGATGATGACACAGATCTGACCTCTTTCCTGCTGCATATGGTCTCAGGTTCATACAGAGGTTAAGGGCAGTAACTGAAGCTGACAGTGTCTGACAGGAGAGATGATAACAAATCTGACAACATTATCAAAATCTAATTCATTTATTGCACTATCACAGTGTTTACAGAGGTAAGATACGATTGATGAGATTGTCTTTTGGCTGAAGGTAAAGTTATGATCTGAATCGAGATCGAGAATCATGGGGCTCAAACACATTCTGGCAAGGGGTTGCTGTTCTTATCCTGACATCAGTGCTGTTGTAGTCCTTGCAAATCTTGTCGTTTCCTTTCCATGACCGAATGAGCAGTGGCATGTCAGGTTGATCAGGCAGGTCTAGCTCTCCTGCCGAAGGAAAGACGAGATTGTGAATACGCTGGCTGCGGCAGTATCTGGTGCTTTTATCCCTCAGATTGCTCTCTCATCAGGTCACAGCGCAGAGTGCAAATTAATAACGCCCGCAAAACGTTCCGCCTAACAGTACACATTCTCGAGAAACAAAAACATACTCAGCTGTATAAAAACtatatttattcataatttgaaataaaaaagctaataGAAAAAGCAGTAGAAATCAAGCAGAAAAGAAGACCTACCTGCATAACCTGGTTTGTTAAGTTCCCTAACTGCTGCGTAGAGATACCAGACGGTCCTTCTGTAATCCGTGGTGCCTCTGGTTTTGGGGGTGCAGGCTGAAATACTGTCCCATGTGGGCCTACATTCAGGGCTGGCCACTGATCTGGTGGTACCCCCCACAAGTTGATCTGTGTCCCTGAGTAGTTGGTGGGATTGAATGGCCCGTCAACTGGAATGAAATAGAAACATTTAAGGAAAgatgtggtacatgtatttcagtagaacctctctattaaggatacccttaggactgacaagtggtgtcATTAATAAAAGGTGTCATCATATCTTCTGAAATTACAGTCTATATCATATTGACCTACTCACCGTCATGTGTCCCAGCTCCAGCGGCCCCAGGTGTTCCCCAGGCTTCTTTTGGCATGTGTGACGGCACCAACGCCTTAGAATCTTTAGAatctttcttttcatctttctttttcttttccttttctttttctttttctttatctttcttttctttgtcttttttctcctctcctttcttctttttcttctcctttTCTTTGTCAGCCTTCTCCTTTTCCTGGAGTGAAAGCAATTAGACTTAACTCAACCGAATGAGTACAATTGGATAAGAAGGTTAGTTGTAATAAATGCAGGGCTGGATTTCAACTTAGACATTAAGAAAAAGTTAATTGCAGTGACTGGTGGGAAAGTTAACAAACCACTAGACATGTACGTTCGAAAGATATTAAGTCTGCCTCTTTTCTTACTTAAAGAATACaaagaactacagtagaacctctctattagggagaCAAGTGCTGACAATATTAGAGAGGTTAGATGAAACAGAGAGCTGTCAATATTAGAGAGGTTAGATGAAAAGGAATCaaacaatttgggactaaaacccTTGAGCTCTAGCATCTGAAGCCTACATGTGCTATCCTACAAAGTACTACGCATCAGTTAGTTTTAAAGCTGACTAATTTTACTACTTTTAAACCCCTGAGGACTGAAGACATTACCCAAATATGAAACACAAGCAGTCCAAGGATAAGAATCAAGGATTGTGACTGCGGCTTTCGGAGGTGTCTGATTTCTTACGAAATTTGTTATTTACGGTTCAGCAAAACTTTTGAAATGCCTTCAGTCCAGAAGGATTGATGGTGAGCAGCCTAGTAGGCCTACGTTTTCTggcttctccttcttctctttTTCCTTCTCTTTTTCTTTATCTTTCTCTTTTTCCTTCTCTTTTCTTTCCCCTTTTTCTGTTTCTTTCACCTTTTCCTTCTCTCTTTTTATGTTTCTCTGAAGCTTCTCTCTTTCCATGTCCAGtttctctttttcttcttcaagctTCTCCCTTTCTTCCTCTAGTTTTTTTCTCTCCTTCTCTTCTCTCTCTTTTTCCTTCTCCCTCTCTTTTTCCTTCAAGGAAAACATTGAGATTAGAGAAGACTGGCCACCTCTTGGCTGCGGGTTCAGTCCGGGCCCGGTCTTTCCACTTATTCGAAGTTTCCTCATGATCTCAATCCAGTGTCCATGTTCTTGTAAGAGCTAAAATTGCTTCATTAACCTCAGCTCTCAACTCTACACATACATTTTTCTTACTTGTAAATCAGCAGTTTAATGGATTTGGGTAACCTAAGATACAGTCCTTCAGTCCTTGGGGTTCAAATAATAGCAATAATAGCAAAGTGAATATTAAGAACTATCTCGGAAACGACATACATACCTTCTTTTTCTCctctttttctttcttcttcttttctttcgcTTTTCGTTCCTTCTCAAAATCAACATCCGATTCGCTGCTGACGAAACTCATGATGTCCGATTCACCTTCAGATGATGAGTATTCAGGCTCCAGTTCCTCAACGTTGAACGTCTTGGTGACGACACTGCTCTCACTCCGGCCATCTCTGCAAGAAAATACAGGGCTGCATTTCAGTACAAGAGCAGTGTTCATTTCCCTGCTTTGAGTGTGACGGGATCTTTGTATCATAAGGTAAAGTGTCTTACCCAAAGGCATATGACTTACTAACCTGGTGATGGCGAGACACCTCAGTGTCCTTTTCCCTGGTTTGAGTGTGAAGGGAGCTTTGTAGCGGAACGTGGCCTCCTTGCCACCCACCTTGGGGCTGAATGGGTTCGGCTTGGTGCCATCTGTGGTGAAGTAGACTCGGCAGCCTGGTGAttctgaaaatgatgaattgagAAATTATAATTTGGCGTAACTTTCTCTTGCATAAGGGGTTAATCCAGccatttttgttcaaatttgaAGGATGCTTGTTTTCTGACATTGTATTCGGTGCTATCTATCTTTCATCAATGGTACCCTTTCTTATATCAGTACTAGTAGATATTGACTTTTATAATAGCTCAATTCCCCTAGGGTTGCCCTTTAATTGAGCTTACATTCTGCTCATATCGTAAGCCACTTAGAGGAGTTAAACAGATACAAACTTCAGCCCATAAATATACAAAGGATGTTTTTGGGATGACCAGCCATaaaaataaacatcataaacATCGGCATCTTGTGACCTAGGTCTTTTAGAAATACATATATAAATGAAGTCTGCTTACCAGTGTATAACTCTAGGTATGTTTCTGTGTCTATGAGGTTGAGCGGCTTGCCAATCTCCGGGGGCCGGAGGGCAATAATCGATGGCGGTATAATGGCACCGCTACTCGGCATGTCGTCAGACTGAAGAACAATGAAGAATTAAGTATTTAAACACATGGGAAGACGATACTACACAAGGTTAGCTCGGCCTGGAAATTTGCGATCagtttttacttttaaaatccCATGACACTCACGAAAAACAATCCTACCTCAGCTTGGTCATGAATGAGATAATGTTCCATATCCATGTGATGAGCCTTATGCCTCTGCCAATGCAAATGTGAggctttttcatcattttccatGATTAGATAGAACTTTGCTGCATGAATGTTACAACAAAACTGACACCAAATACACATTAACTTCTCTATAACCTTTGAAAGGATTATaaacaaaatattgattttgcaTAACTTGTTCAGCAAAATGCCAGAGACCAGCTTAACTTTAATAAAGGATTAACACTAATCCTTATTATCGATTACTTACTACCAGTACCAGTTGGTCCATCTGGGATAAAATACCAAAAAGTcaattgttttcttttaataATCTTAACTTCACCAAATTTAACAACTGTTGGTCAATTTGGGGGACGTGGGCTTTGCGAATCCTGGTTCAGACACCAACCATTGGAGAGCAAAAATAGTTATCTAGGCCTATAGACAGAGCTCAGGGAAATAAGAGCAGTACATGATGTCCATGAGTACAGTCAGTGTTCACAGTTGCACTAAgcatacagtaggcctacagcctCCAGTCCAGGGGCAGGGCACAATCTGAAAAATATTGCTCTCAGAACATCATGTTTCAGTTCTGAAAACAAGGATAAAGTATGGCAAACTGCATTGTAACTGTGAAGAAACATATATTCTTACATTTAGGTATCTAGATGCCGAAATCGGATGATAATGCTAGCCACCGTAGTGCTGTAAATGGGGGACAACAAGATTCTTTTCCAAgctttgttgatgttgttgtcaaGTCAATCAACACATCCTTACCTCCAGACATAATTAGTGTAGGAGAGTTCCAAGCACCTGgttcattctccaagcgtcgtcaattgTAATTTCTACCGCCAAGTTTCACTTAAACTACTGACTCTGCCACAGTTGACGATGTAACGGGTGTATGTAAATTTCGACTTTACggccgaagaccgggagatcgGCAGCTTTCGGAAGTGACGTCAGCATAGTTCCTTTCAATCAATTCCTGTGAAACCGCCTGGTTTTCTCATTTACAGGTGATTTTAATCCGCTTTGATCGCTATGAATGTATATGTGATTGATATATAAACGCATTATTCCTGTTCTATATGTCCCATCATACGATTTTTTGATAAATTGGTTCGGGGATCCTTCAAGAACGAGTTGGATTTGCGGTTCGAAGttggtgtcattttggcatgGATTGGCTgctgctgtgcatgctgtgtgAATACATTACCTGTTGTACAGCGTAAAAATGTACACTCGGTCCGTTTGGAATGTTGTGTGCAGTGTGTGTGTGCGCTGCTAAAAGCTAGAGCCATGCCCAGCCAGTAGCAGTGTTGTTGTCTTTATTCCCTGTGAGTTCATTCAATCATGTAATATGATCCGTCCGTCCCAACCAAGAAACTTGCAAATGATGACCAATTTTTTCCCCAGCTTATCGATAGATGCTGATTCAGTGCTATGTCAAGCCAAATTCTCCTGATGCAAGCAAAATAACTTTTCTTGTCAATTCCAGTTGGGGAAGATCAATCAGATCTCTGGGACGATATCAATCAGATGAGTTGAGTTATACTGATTGTGGTTCTTTTCAGAATGACTTCCGACGCTGTTGAGAAGCCTGTTGAGGATGTGAAGTTGGAGGATGCCAACGACAACTCCGGCACAGAGTCTGATTCGGAGGAATCCGTACCGGAATTGGAAGACGCTGATGGCCACACAGCAACCAGTCCAGGGGTAGGTAGTAGTCTGTTGTCTGTAATCAGGTATATGTAAATGTTGGTATGTCAAGATGGCACTGTTCTGAAGTAAAGATATTCTGTTGAAAAGAAACCTGAGATACTTGCAAATGATGACTTATTTTTTCCCCAGCTTATCGAAAAATGCTGATTCTGTGCTATGTCAAGCCAATTCAACCTGATGCAAGTAACAGATGCCTTCAACTGAGGAGTATAAACACAACTTTTCAACCTTCTTTTGAGGTACTAGGGATGACTCTGATTTAAATGAGTCAGAACCAACTGACCAACTTCAGGTCAGTGGTTAAGATTTTGACTTTAAATctgtttttcattttcacagGTGTCGGCCACCACCGGTGTTCATGAGGAGCCAATCAGCAGAGCAAAACAAAGTCGAAGTGAGAAAAAGGCCAGGAAAGCTCTTATCAAGCACAGTGAGTGACTCAAATGTGATGGTTCAACAACCACTTGCATCTCCTCCATCAGATCAATGTCCTGCAAATGATGACTAATTTTTTCCCCAGCTTATCGACAAATGCTGATTCAGTGCTATGTCAAGCCAATTCAACCTGATGCAAGACTGAAGTTGTCTAAGCTCAAAAGTTAATGGTTGTGAATGAACTCTTTCAGTTTGTTGATTTGTTTTACAGACCTGCGGCCGGTTACAGGAGTCACCCGTGTTACCATCAGAAAAGCTAAGAACATCTTATTTGTGATCCCTAAGGCTGATGTTTACAAAAGTCCTGCATCGGACACATATATCATATTCGGAGAGGCCAAGGTAAAGATATACCAGGTTGTGATGGTCAAATTGACAGAACTTGGGAGTAAAAGTACAGTGCGACCTTGCTGTGTGCATGTACTTGCACATCAAATCAATGTCTTGCAAATGATGACTAATTTTTTCCCCAGCTTATCGACAAATGCTGATTCAGTGCTATGTCAAGCCAATTCAACCTGATGCAAGACAAAACAGACATACGGCCATATTTTTCCTGACTGAACTTAAAAAGGTCGATGGCCCAGATTGGCCTCTATGTCAATGTGGAAAGATGTCAGTGCAGAATTGTTAAAACTGTTCTATTCTCTTCAGATTGAGGATCTTAGCAACCAGGCCCAAATTTCGGCCGCAGAAAAATTCAAATCCCCTGATGCTAATCCAGCTGGTGAGGGTCTCCCGAGCACCGTCTCGCAGCCTATTCAAGAAGAAGACGAAAATGATGATGAGGTAAGAAATGGGATAACGTTTCACTTGCTTACCACCAATGTACAAAAGGATTTTTGGTGTATTCTGTTTAGCCTTGCTGTCTAACATGGCATGCAGGCAGTCTTGCAAATGATGACTTATTTTTTCCCCAGCTTATCGACAAATGCTGATTCAGTGCTATGTCAAGCCAAATCTTCCTGATGCAAGACCATGAATATATATGTTACAGTAGAGCCTTGTAAACATCCCAAATTATAGGCAAACTATTCACAAGATTTTGTGTTGGAAGATTTTTCAGTTACGCAATCGTGATCATGTGTTCTACTCATGCTTTCAGGTTGATGAGACGGGTCTGTTATCTAATGACATTGAACTCGTTATGGAGCAAGCCAGTGTCAAACGGGCGAAGGCGGTCCGGGCgttaaaaaataatgaaaatgatatcgTAAATGCTATTATGGTAAGTATCCGGTTTAAACTTACTAGATTACTTGTTGTAAATGCTGCTGGGTCTTGCAAATGATGACTATTTTTTTCCCCATCTTATCGACAAATGCTGATTCAGTGCTATGTCAAGCCAATTCTACCTGATGCAAGACCCCAATAGACCGGCAGGGTTCAATTTGTATTGACCTAATGGTGAGGACATCTGTTAACCCTGAAATATTTGTTGACAGCAACTCCATGGTGCTCATTTGTCCCCGACTAATCCTTGTCCATCCTCTCTTTTCAGGAGTTGACGATGTAGAACAAACTGCCTCTGGGGACTAAACA
This genomic window from Lineus longissimus chromosome 13, tnLinLong1.2, whole genome shotgun sequence contains:
- the LOC135498269 gene encoding uncharacterized protein LOC135498269 isoform X2 produces the protein MPSSGAIIPPSIIALRPPEIGKPLNLIDTETYLELYTESPGCRVYFTTDGTKPNPFSPKVGGKEATFRYKAPFTLKPGKRTLRCLAITRDGRSESSVVTKTFNVEELEPEYSSSEGESDIMSFVSSESDVDFEKERKAKEKKKKEKEEKKKEKEREKEKEREEKERKKLEEEREKLEEEKEKLDMEREKLQRNIKREKEKEKEKADKEKEKKKKKGEEKKDKEKKDKEKEKEKEKKKKDEKKDSKDSKALVPSHMPKEAWGTPGAAGAGTHDVDGPFNPTNYSGTQINLWGVPPDQWPALNVGPHGTVFQPAPPKPEAPRITEGPSGISTQQLGNLTNQVMQKLDDTAQMTVKDVRKAIEAAKQDIPVVVPQSKPEPKEPTLMPVSAGNGDVKKQISHIYAHLLDYAKRDPNFRASVSQPKLGKILSADMDESADSYLITIQLGKPGVKKSETAAPPPKKVEKAQAPRRPSKEQAAPPPKKEKPKPEENKRKVAEEVPFFETEEYDQEGTLKPAENFDAETDSEKLRKAMKGLGTDEQAIIDVLGYRSVTQRMQIVKQFKMMFGKDLMKELKSELSSHFLDACLALCRAPDEYDAAELRKAMKGLGTDEDALIEIICTRTSKQMEMIKSTYKRVYNRDLEADIESETSGHYKRLMISLLQASRDENPEFDRNKAKKDAEDLFQAGEKKWGTDESRFNVILCSRSYPHLRAVFEEYEKIAHKDIEESIKSEMSGDLKNGMLTVVRCIKYKPTYFAMALQKAMKGLGTDDNTLVRIIVSRCETDMVQIKAEFAKLFKGTLYDWVIDDVSGDYRKLMCVLIGEPYKKK
- the LOC135498269 gene encoding uncharacterized protein LOC135498269 isoform X3, whose translation is MPSSGAIIPPSIIALRPPEIGKPLNLIDTETYLELYTESPGCRVYFTTDGTKPNPFSPKVGGKEATFRYKAPFTLKPGKRTLRCLAITRDGRSESSVVTKTFNVEELEPEYSSSEGESDIMSFVSSESDVDFEKERKAKEKKKKEKEEKKKEKEKADKEKEKKKKKGEEKKDKEKKDKEKEKEKEKKKKDEKKDSKDSKALVPSHMPKEAWGTPGAAGAGTHDVDGPFNPTNYSGTQINLWGVPPDQWPALNVGPHGTVFQPAPPKPEAPRITEGPSGISTQQLGNLTNQVMQKLDDTAQMTVKDVRKAIEAAKQDIPVVVPQSKPEPKEPTLMPVSAGNGDVKKQISHIYAHLLDYAKRDPNFRASVSQPKLGKILSADMDESADSYLITIQLGKPGVKKSETAAPPPKKVEKAQAPRRPSKEQAAPPPKKEKPKPEENKRKVAEEVPFFETEEYDQEGTLKPAENFDAETDSEKLRKAMKGLGTDEQAIIDVLGYRSVTQRMQIVKQFKMMFGKDLMKELKSELSSHFLDACLALCRAPDEYDAAELRKAMKGLGTDEDALIEIICTRTSKQMEMIKSTYKRVYNRDLEADIESETSGHYKRLMISLLQASRDENPEFDRNKAKKDAEDLFQAGEKKWGTDESRFNVILCSRSYPHLRAVFEEYEKIAHKDIEESIKSEMSGDLKNGMLTVVRCIKYKPTYFAMALQKAMKGLGTDDNTLVRIIVSRCETDMVQIKAEFAKLFKGTLYDWVIDDVSGDYRKLMCVLIGEPYKKK
- the LOC135498269 gene encoding myb-like protein X isoform X1; its protein translation is MPSSGAIIPPSIIALRPPEIGKPLNLIDTETYLELYTESPGCRVYFTTDGTKPNPFSPKVGGKEATFRYKAPFTLKPGKRTLRCLAITRDGRSESSVVTKTFNVEELEPEYSSSEGESDIMSFVSSESDVDFEKERKAKEKKKKEKEEKKKEKEREKEKEREEKERKKLEEEREKLEEEKEKLDMEREKLQRNIKREKEKVKETEKGERKEKEKEKDKEKEKEKEKKEKPENEKEKADKEKEKKKKKGEEKKDKEKKDKEKEKEKEKKKKDEKKDSKDSKALVPSHMPKEAWGTPGAAGAGTHDVDGPFNPTNYSGTQINLWGVPPDQWPALNVGPHGTVFQPAPPKPEAPRITEGPSGISTQQLGNLTNQVMQKLDDTAQMTVKDVRKAIEAAKQDIPVVVPQSKPEPKEPTLMPVSAGNGDVKKQISHIYAHLLDYAKRDPNFRASVSQPKLGKILSADMDESADSYLITIQLGKPGVKKSETAAPPPKKVEKAQAPRRPSKEQAAPPPKKEKPKPEENKRKVAEEVPFFETEEYDQEGTLKPAENFDAETDSEKLRKAMKGLGTDEQAIIDVLGYRSVTQRMQIVKQFKMMFGKDLMKELKSELSSHFLDACLALCRAPDEYDAAELRKAMKGLGTDEDALIEIICTRTSKQMEMIKSTYKRVYNRDLEADIESETSGHYKRLMISLLQASRDENPEFDRNKAKKDAEDLFQAGEKKWGTDESRFNVILCSRSYPHLRAVFEEYEKIAHKDIEESIKSEMSGDLKNGMLTVVRCIKYKPTYFAMALQKAMKGLGTDDNTLVRIIVSRCETDMVQIKAEFAKLFKGTLYDWVIDDVSGDYRKLMCVLIGEPYKKK
- the LOC135498300 gene encoding nascent polypeptide-associated complex subunit alpha-like, which encodes MTSDAVEKPVEDVKLEDANDNSGTESDSEESVPELEDADGHTATSPGVSATTGVHEEPISRAKQSRSEKKARKALIKHNLRPVTGVTRVTIRKAKNILFVIPKADVYKSPASDTYIIFGEAKIEDLSNQAQISAAEKFKSPDANPAGEGLPSTVSQPIQEEDENDDEVDETGLLSNDIELVMEQASVKRAKAVRALKNNENDIVNAIMELTM